GGGGATGGCTCGGGCCCGGTCGGTTCTGGCCAGGCTAACCGCTGCAACATCGCCCAGGGCTGGAATGATTCCTCGCTGTGGTGGTTCACTCAGCGGCGGAACGGGTGCTGGCCGGGCTCGATCCGGAGCAGCGGTCCGCGGTGACCGCCCCGGCCGGGCCGGTCTGCATCCTGGCTGGCGCGGGCACCGGCAAGACCCGCGCGGTGACCTCCCGGATCGCCCACCGCGCGCTCACCGGGGACATCTCCCCCCGGCACGTGCTCGCGGTCACCTTCACCGCCCGGGCCGCCGCCGAAATGCGAAGCCGTCTCGCCATCCTTGGGGTGCCGGGTGTGCAGGCACGTACGTTCCATGCCGCGGCCCTGCGCCAGGTGCGCTACTTCGCCCCCCGGCTGCTGGAGGGGCGGGCCATGCCGGAATTGCTGGACAGCAAGGTCCGGGTGGTCACCCTGGCCGCCGTCAAGGTGGGCCTGCGGGCCGACCGCGCCGCCGCCCGGGACCTCGCCGGGGAGATCGAGTGGGCCAAGTCGTCGCTGGTGGAGCCGGGTGAGTACGTGGTGGCCGCCGCCAAGGCGCTGCGGGACACGCCGCACGAGCCGGCGAAGGTGGCCGAGGTCTTCGCCGCGTACGAGAAGCTCAAGCGCGGCAACGGCGTGATCGACTTCGAGGACATGCTGCGCGCCGCCGTCTGGGGGATCGAGGAGCACCCCGACGTCGCCGAGCAGGTACGCGGCCAGTACCGGCACTTCGTCGTCGACGAGTACCAGGACGTCAACCCGCTCCAGCAGCGGCTGTTGGAGGCGTGGCTCGGCGGTCGGGACGACCTCACCGTGGTCGGCGACGCCAGCCAGACCATCTACTCGTTCACCGGGGCCACCTCGTCGTACCTGGTGGACTTCCCGCGCCGGCACCGGGGCGCGACCGTGGTCCGGCTGGTCCGTGACTACCGCTCCACGCCACAGGTGGTCGGGCTGGCCAACGCGGTGATCTCGCAGGCCCGGGGCGCCGAGGCCCGGCTGCGGCTGGAGCTGGTCGGGCAGCGCCCGGCCGGTCCCGAACCGGAGCTGCGGATCTTCACCGACGAGCCGGCCGAGGCCAACGCGGTCGCGGCCCGCTGCCGGGCGCTGGTCGACGGCGGCACCCCGGCCCGGGAGATCGCGGTGCTGTTCCGCACC
The window above is part of the Micromonospora inositola genome. Proteins encoded here:
- a CDS encoding ATP-dependent DNA helicase UvrD2 encodes the protein MVVHSAAERVLAGLDPEQRSAVTAPAGPVCILAGAGTGKTRAVTSRIAHRALTGDISPRHVLAVTFTARAAAEMRSRLAILGVPGVQARTFHAAALRQVRYFAPRLLEGRAMPELLDSKVRVVTLAAVKVGLRADRAAARDLAGEIEWAKSSLVEPGEYVVAAAKALRDTPHEPAKVAEVFAAYEKLKRGNGVIDFEDMLRAAVWGIEEHPDVAEQVRGQYRHFVVDEYQDVNPLQQRLLEAWLGGRDDLTVVGDASQTIYSFTGATSSYLVDFPRRHRGATVVRLVRDYRSTPQVVGLANAVISQARGAEARLRLELVGQRPAGPEPELRIFTDEPAEANAVAARCRALVDGGTPAREIAVLFRTNAQSEAYEKALTEAEVPYVVQGAERFFERPEVRQAMIALRAATRSIPGETPLPAAVVDGLSAVGWAPDAAPAGGAARERWEALAALAQLAEEYAATPEVLPVGEAAAVERSVTLADFNDELARRAAQQHVPTVDGVTLASLHSAKGLEWDAVFLVGLAEGTLPTTYAKTPEQVEEERRLLYVGITRAREWLWLSYAAARSPGGRARRPSRFLPQLDRSGGAERAGAGAVRRTDRRRNQVVSCRICGATLLAGADRKLGRCPTCPSDIDEELYERLREWRQRVAGAQKVPAYVVFTDATLTALAERKPGRTEELIAIAGIGPRKLGLYGETVLALVGGAAVDDVCPEKTFEIES